One region of Chryseobacterium sp. C-71 genomic DNA includes:
- a CDS encoding T9SS-dependent choice-of-anchor J family protein: MGFSQWTENFDAGTTLPAGWAVINDGGANGWVFGVPDFGSAQTPTNVATLTYDATAHDDYLITKAITVTAGVSDRLSFFVKSRSSTFLENYEVLLSTTDQTKPAFTTVLQATQKAPSVWTEKTFSLSAYVGQTVYVAIHATDTDQWQIYADTFKVDSAPTVVPTCTSFTTPTNGAVGVNVDGILNWTSVASATGYKVKVGTTTGGSDIVNNVDAGNVITYNITGNLNASTVYYATITPYNAVGDAVGCSEISFTTMAPPANDDCANAVMLTLGSNFAQNAISGSTSASTNTPALTASCLFTPSNVGGNVWYKVVVPASGSLTIETAGVAGSSLTDTVISVFSDCTGATSLGCDDDTGTDAFSKLELTSQTPGATLYISVWKFGTATSGDGAFNISAYDASVLATSDAAQVKNNKLTAYPNPFADVLNISDVKNVKSISVIDIAGRVVKTIEKPSSALQLGGLKSGLYMVVLNMNDGSQQTIKAIKK; this comes from the coding sequence TTGGGATTTTCACAATGGACAGAGAACTTTGATGCGGGGACGACGTTGCCAGCAGGGTGGGCGGTTATAAATGATGGAGGGGCTAATGGTTGGGTTTTTGGCGTTCCTGATTTTGGTTCTGCACAAACACCTACAAATGTTGCTACGCTTACGTATGATGCAACAGCGCATGATGATTATTTAATTACAAAAGCGATTACTGTAACCGCAGGTGTAAGTGATCGGCTTTCTTTTTTTGTAAAGTCAAGATCTTCTACCTTTCTTGAAAATTATGAAGTTTTGCTTTCAACTACAGATCAAACAAAACCTGCGTTTACAACAGTACTTCAAGCTACTCAAAAAGCACCAAGTGTATGGACTGAAAAAACCTTTAGTTTATCTGCCTATGTTGGGCAGACGGTCTATGTAGCTATTCATGCGACCGATACGGATCAGTGGCAAATCTATGCTGATACTTTTAAAGTAGATTCTGCCCCAACTGTTGTGCCAACATGTACATCTTTTACTACTCCTACAAACGGGGCTGTTGGTGTAAATGTAGATGGCATCTTAAATTGGACTTCAGTAGCTTCAGCTACTGGATATAAGGTAAAGGTAGGGACAACCACCGGAGGAAGTGATATAGTAAATAATGTAGATGCAGGTAATGTAATAACATATAACATAACTGGAAACCTAAACGCAAGTACTGTGTACTATGCAACCATTACTCCTTACAATGCTGTAGGAGATGCTGTAGGGTGTTCTGAGATTTCATTTACCACAATGGCTCCACCTGCAAATGATGATTGTGCAAATGCGGTGATGTTAACTTTGGGATCGAATTTTGCTCAGAATGCAATTTCTGGATCAACATCTGCTTCTACCAATACTCCTGCATTAACTGCGTCTTGCTTATTTACGCCTTCTAATGTCGGAGGCAATGTGTGGTATAAAGTGGTGGTTCCTGCCTCGGGTAGTTTAACTATTGAGACTGCTGGTGTTGCGGGTTCTTCATTAACTGACACAGTTATTTCGGTGTTTTCAGATTGTACTGGTGCAACTTCTCTTGGATGTGATGATGATACTGGTACTGATGCTTTCTCTAAGTTAGAACTAACGTCTCAAACACCAGGTGCTACACTATATATAAGTGTTTGGAAATTTGGTACTGCTACAAGTGGTGATGGTGCTTTCAATATTTCAGCTTATGACGCAAGTGTTTTAGCTACTTCGGATGCTGCTCAAGTTAAAAACAATAAGCTTACAGCATATCCAAACCCATTTGCAGATGTGTTGAACATTTCAGATGTGAAGAATGTAAAATCCATTTCAGTTATTGATATTGCTGGTAGAGTAGTGAAAACTATTGAAAAACCAAGCTCGGCTCTTCAGTTAGGAGGATTGAAATCTGGTCTGTATA